In Silene latifolia isolate original U9 population unplaced genomic scaffold, ASM4854445v1 scaffold_214, whole genome shotgun sequence, a single window of DNA contains:
- the LOC141638682 gene encoding uncharacterized protein LOC141638682 isoform X2: MDQQIRQKRRVSFSDIAQGRNEEYTRLRNVTKSESFRDERDIKLRRDYLINGKESEEYAASIAAAAYAIYSLEETRAEFERRMVESFREDPSSITNTNQDQENPIDLPVPQFGGLSRRSSIIERNDVGGGPIPRSSTRPIEISGPRERVSPPTTMETNKADAWEKARLAKINKWYEKMNTKIKEWEKEKKKRASLDMERRKAEIERLKRLNLSHYQNKIDRIEDIAGGAKKQLQEKKRKEERFAKQKARKIRTTGRVPVQCFCFEY, from the exons ATGGACCAGCAGATCAGGCAAAAGCGTAG AGTGAGTTTTTCAGATATAGCACAAGGAAGAAATGAAGAGTACACAAGACTTAGAAATGTAACAAAATCAGAATCCTTTAGAG atGAAAGGGACATAAAATTGAGAAGGGACTACTTAATCAATGGCAAGGAAAGTGAAGAATATGCTGCTAGCATTGCAGCAGCAGCCTATGCAATATACTCCCTAGAAGAAACTCGAGCCGAATTCGAGAGAAGGATGGTTGAGAGTTTTAGAGAAGATCCTTCATCAATCACTAACACTAACCAAGATCAAGAAAACCCTATTGACCTCCCAGTCCCACAGTTTGGAGGGCTATCGAGGCGATCGTCTATAATCGAGAGAAACGATGTTG GTGGAGGCCCAATACCGAGGAGTTCTACAAGACCAATTGAAATATCAGGCCCACGAGAAAGGGTTAGTCCACCAACAACCATGGAAACTAATAAAGCAGATGCATGGGAGAAAGCTCGTTTAGCAAAGATTAATAAGTG GTATGAGAAGATGAATACAAAAATCAAAGAATGggagaaagagaagaagaagagagctagTCTTGATATGGAAAGAAGAAAG GCGGAGATAGAGAGATTAAAGAGATTGAACTTgagtcattatcaaaacaaaatAGATAGGATTGAAGATATAGCAGGAGGAGCAAAGAaacaacttcaggaaaagaagagaaaagaagagaggTTTGCAAAACAAAAGGCTAGGAAAATCAGAACAACCGGCAGAGTTCCTGTACAATGTTTTTGCTTTGAATATTAA
- the LOC141638682 gene encoding uncharacterized protein LOC141638682 isoform X1: protein MDQQIRQKRRVSFSDIAQGRNEEYTRLRNVTKSESFRDERDIKLRRDYLINGKESEEYAASIAAAAYAIYSLEETRAEFERRMVESFREDPSSITNTNQDQENPIDLPVPQFGGLSRRSSIIERNDVVLGGGPIPRSSTRPIEISGPRERVSPPTTMETNKADAWEKARLAKINKWYEKMNTKIKEWEKEKKKRASLDMERRKAEIERLKRLNLSHYQNKIDRIEDIAGGAKKQLQEKKRKEERFAKQKARKIRTTGRVPVQCFCFEY, encoded by the exons ATGGACCAGCAGATCAGGCAAAAGCGTAG AGTGAGTTTTTCAGATATAGCACAAGGAAGAAATGAAGAGTACACAAGACTTAGAAATGTAACAAAATCAGAATCCTTTAGAG atGAAAGGGACATAAAATTGAGAAGGGACTACTTAATCAATGGCAAGGAAAGTGAAGAATATGCTGCTAGCATTGCAGCAGCAGCCTATGCAATATACTCCCTAGAAGAAACTCGAGCCGAATTCGAGAGAAGGATGGTTGAGAGTTTTAGAGAAGATCCTTCATCAATCACTAACACTAACCAAGATCAAGAAAACCCTATTGACCTCCCAGTCCCACAGTTTGGAGGGCTATCGAGGCGATCGTCTATAATCGAGAGAAACGATGTTG TATTAGGTGGAGGCCCAATACCGAGGAGTTCTACAAGACCAATTGAAATATCAGGCCCACGAGAAAGGGTTAGTCCACCAACAACCATGGAAACTAATAAAGCAGATGCATGGGAGAAAGCTCGTTTAGCAAAGATTAATAAGTG GTATGAGAAGATGAATACAAAAATCAAAGAATGggagaaagagaagaagaagagagctagTCTTGATATGGAAAGAAGAAAG GCGGAGATAGAGAGATTAAAGAGATTGAACTTgagtcattatcaaaacaaaatAGATAGGATTGAAGATATAGCAGGAGGAGCAAAGAaacaacttcaggaaaagaagagaaaagaagagaggTTTGCAAAACAAAAGGCTAGGAAAATCAGAACAACCGGCAGAGTTCCTGTACAATGTTTTTGCTTTGAATATTAA